In Bombina bombina isolate aBomBom1 chromosome 6, aBomBom1.pri, whole genome shotgun sequence, a single genomic region encodes these proteins:
- the LOC128664989 gene encoding hyaluronidase PH-20-like, whose translation METVPTAAMFQKSACSKLWYFLFALLFPCCQTLHARAPPLSHSPFMSIWNAPTELCMKKFKIYIDTRVFQMAGSTLPSARAQNISLFYTDRLGYYPYINLTTGQSYNGGIPQMVNMNQHLKKAKEDILYYMPYSTQKGLAVIDWEDWRPTWMRNWASKAVYRKQSVEFAQQKDLSLTGHKASSVAKAQFEFAAKNLMLDTLKQGKSLRPNYLWGFYLFPNCHNYDYNQNPHNYTGRCPAIEVLRNDHLRWLWKESTAFYPNIYLETALKSSYNAALFSRSRVQEAMRLSTLPNVPHSQPVFVYTRPVFTDQPFHYLSKTDLINTIGESAALGTNGFIMWGDVNLTLSVKLLS comes from the exons ATGGAGACTGTCCCAACCGCAGCTATGTTTCAAAAGTCTGCCTGCAGCAAATTATGGTACTTTTTGTTTGCTCTTTTGTTCCCATGTTGTCAAACTTTGCATGCCAGAGCTCCACCACTGTCACATTCTCCTTTCATGTCCATATGGAATGCTCCTACAGAACTTTGCATGAAAAAATTCAAAATCTATATAGATACCAGAGTTTTCCAGATGGCAGGAAGCACATTACCATCTGCCAGGGCTCAGAACATCTCACTGTTCTATACTGATAGACTGGGGTATTATCCCTATATAAATCTGACTACAGGACAGAGCTATAACGGTGGTATCCCTCAGATGGTAAATATGAATCAGCATTTAAAGAAGGCTAAAGAAGACATTCTGTACTACATGCCGTACTCCACGCAAAAGGGCTTGGCTGTAATTGACTGGGAGGACTGGAGACCTACTTGGATGAGAAACTGGGCTTCAAAAGCTGTCTACAGGAAACAGTCAGTTGAGTTTGCACAACAGAAAGACCTTTCACTCACTGGACATAAGGCATCATCAGTTGCCAAAGCTCAGTTTGAATTTGCAGCAAAAAACCTCATGTTGGATACATTAAAACAGGGGAAATCACTGAGGCCGAACTATTTGTGGGGCTTCTACCTTTTTCCTAACTGCCATAATTATGACTATAATCAAAATCCTCATAATTACACAGGACGCTGCCCAGCAATTGAAGTGTTAAGAAATGATCACCTCAGATGGTTGTGGAAGGAAAGCACAGCATTTTATCCAAATATTTATCTGGAAACTGCCCTCAAGTCTTCCTATAATGCAGCACTTTTTTCTCGGAGTAGAGTTCAGGAGGCTATGAGATTATCTACACTGCCAAATGTGCCACATTCCCAACCTGTATTTGTATACACACGTCCTGTATTCACTGATCAACCTTTTCACTATTTATCTAAG actgATTTGATTAATACCATTGGAGAAAGTGCAGCATTAGGAACCAATGGATTTATAATGTGGGGTGATGTCAACTTAACATTAAGTGTG